TTAATTCATCTCAAACGGTTCTGGAAGATAACACGTGGGAATCCTCACGGCTCCTGTGATGAGATCCCGGTAGCTTCTGGAGATCTAAAAGGAGACCGTCTCGTCACGCCCACGGGGGGAGGTTGTTATAGTAGATCAGTCCAGAAGACTTTTGGGATCCAGTGTGACGCGTGCTGGTGACTTTAGGCACGCGCCAGCTCCACACTTGTAGCCCCGACTGATTGATGTGAACTACAGATCGGGGAAGTAACGTTTAGGTCCTCATGACATCGTCAGGATTTTTTAAACTACTGTACTAAAGCGTTCAAACAAAGGGagatttaattaaaatcattgtgtgtgtgtgttttgaaagtgtGTGCCATATGcaattactattattattattattattttaacctTCATTAAAATCATGTGGTTGCATTTTGAAAACTCTGGGACGTTTTAAAACTGGATTATTTTCCAATACTTTGTCCACAGTAAAGCAGCCTGCATGACCGGAAAAGGTCAGTTCTGTTTGGAAACAAAATGTCCGCATGCAGCGTCTGTTTTGTACCCATCACCTGTTGGAATATGACACAGAAGACAGTGGGTCAGTCTGTACCTGCTGGTCTGGGACTTTACCGTCACAGACAGGGCGTTAAAGTGAGCTGCCACGAGCCCGTGTGTGGTACAGATTACAGCCACCGACCACAAAGTGATTCCAAACCTCCAGACTGCAGCCTGTTAGACTTTGCTAATGGCTCTCTTTTACTGGCCTGGGGCTGATGACATCTCACCTTCTCCATCAGTCAGCCTGTGCTACAGAAACCATCATGGAAGATCCATGAGCGGGAAGGCAAGAAATTCCACATAAACTAAGAAAGCATAAATTAAAATCTCcctaaaacacatgaaaaccgGACTTCCATGAGTCTGTAacattatttatgtatttaagtaTTCTTTACGACTTGTGAGGtatttattgtatgtgtttttgaaaaaaaacaaaacaaaacaaatttcaaaatacaattaaaaatcCATATGATTTGCATAAAAAGTCACTTTATTACAGCTATCTGACATTTCCATGTAACCATGCATGtggttttaacattttctcCTCGATTGTTTCTGCAATAATCAGAATACAACCAGTTAGATGTCAAGTCTGTGTGAATATTTGACAGTATTTGGAAACAAGATTCCCAAGATGTCAAGAGTCAAATTCATCATGTTTGACTGGCACTCATCCCAGGCATGTTTACCTATTTGACTGTGCCACATAAGAGAAAATTTGAAAGGAACAATTTTCTTctccaaaatgtaaaatgcaataataataataataataataataatgatgatattactactaataataataacttagGCAAAGCTGAGTGAAAACTGGGGAAACAACTTAGGAAGGAACATCTCCAAGTGCTGCTGTGTATGAATTTGACAGAtatttaacaaataataaatttaaGAGGCAAATCTGTCAGGCCACACCTGACACTGGATCATAATTAAGGTCATAATATTACAGTAAATCAGCACTGGACTCCAGCATTGCACTGACCTCAACAACAAAATACACCAAATCCCAAACTAAAAGTCAGTGCTTCTGTCTTATTCATGTGTTCTTGCAGGCTGGATGGAAAGGCAGCTGAAGTGTTGTTGCCTCTTGCTGTTCTCTACAGGGCTGTTTGCGTCGAGTCGGTGGTGTTGTTGGGCCTCTCACCTCTGGATTTCTGCTCTGAACTCGTTGAACTCACTGCTGCTTGTTCTGCTCTAATGGGATTTGTGCCATTTACAGCAGGCTGGCGGTCCGGTTGGGCAGCAGCGTCTGTGGGAGGCGAAACAACCACTCTTTCTACGGGTTCGCTGgctgttctgtctgtcacaaTAACATAATTGGGCTCTGGCTGGTGGGCACTGGAGCGACGCTGCAATGCATGCTGGGTGCAGGAAAAGGAACGCTGCCGAGGGGCAGGCTGCGGCGACAGGAAGTGAGGTGTTGCAGCTCTGGGGATTTCCTGGTTCCTGTCACGATCCTCGTCTTCTGAGGTCACCTCCTGTAAGGTGCTGATTGGTCGAGGCGAGCGGCCCATGATTCTTGGAGGGACCAGCGCTGTTGCTGATTGGTTGAGCTGTGGTCGCCAGTTCTGAGGGGAGGGGTACTGTACTCGGCTCATTGACCAATCACTGAAAGGACATGAAAATCATCACAATATTAAAGATTTTTGATATTAACAGAGAGGCTTTCAGAAAACTTTTCATATTTGTCCATAAAATACAGTTTCAACATTCATTGTAACAAGTGTTTTCAGGACTGTGACTGCCTTAGCACAAgataccaacacacacacccttcacctctgataatgaaaacaacacaaaaaattCATTTTGCATTATGATGGATTACGATCTCAGGTAATTTACAAGTTGCTGCAAGTTGATGTTTATGCTTCTTGGTTTTGTGTTcgtgttttcagtgtgtgacctcataaatgctctactgcatgaatgggcacaaattcccacagaaacactccaacatgttgtggaaagccttcacacaagagtggaagctgttagagctgcaaagccgTGTGCATTTAGAACGAGATgtttaaagtccctgttggtgtgatggaaAGGtgtcccaataattttgtctaaATAGGATTTCTATTGATGGAACCTACGATCAATCAACTTATCATTTCCGCTCTAACTGTAAAATTCGCACTGGTGGCCTTCTGGTGGCATCACCAGAGGGCAAATTAAAAGGCATACTGCTGTCTGTGCACGCTTACTTTTGTGGAGGTGGGGTCATGTCTCGATGCCCTATGATCCCAGAGAAGGAGGCACTTCTCCCAGGCAGGCCTTGCGATCCGACCCACTGCGAGTACATCAGAGCGCGCTCCTCCCACAGCATGTCATTGGCCGAGTCGACGGGAGCAGGCCCTCTCTGGAACTGGTGAGCCAAGAGGAGCTCCAGGACCTGGTGATGCATGCCCTCTCTGGCCATGTCCATCGGGCGACGTCCTCTCCGATCGTGCAACTCAGGGTTGGCACCgtgcaggaggaggagtctgGCTGTATCATAGCAACCATAgagggcagagaggaagagcgCTGTCTCGCCCTACCGGAGGAACAATCAGAAATACAACATACTTTTGTGATACTCACAAGAAACAGGCAGAGTGAGCTGAACATGGATAAtcacataatacataatataatattaataaccACCGCTAAAGAAACACTCAGAACTTACCTTGTTGTCTTGCAGGTCCACAGCAGCCCCATAACGAATGAGGGTCCTTGTTAGGGAGAGGTGGTTTACTGAGCATGCCCAGTGCAGGGCTGATCTCcctgagagagacagtgtgagTGAAGGGGAGGTGAGggggaagaagggagggagtAAGTCAGCCAGTGAACAACCATTACAAACCAGAGTCGAGCCCAGATGGTGAGGAGAGGCAGAAAGGAGGGATGGCACGTGGAGATGAATCGCTTCAGCCGCATGacagagacaggacagaaagacagaggtAGACAGAaggacagtgagacagacagcaaaaGCGAGGAGAAAGATGAGCAACAAAGTTGATATGTCCGTCAACCCGCACGTTAACTTTGCTCTGAGTCAGAGGAAGGCAgcaggggagctggaggaggagcaggatggAGGAGACGGAAGCCATGGAGAGATGAGCAAAGGTCGGGAGAGGAGGGACACAAAAGGAGGACGTGAGTGAGACGCGGGTTAAGTTACACCAGTTACTCAGCCCCTCAGTGTATGGGTGTCAGAAAATAATGGCTTGCTGAAGAGCTTTAGAGagataaatgatttatttaattgcaAAGTGAGTGTAAGTTTAAATGAAATTAGCTACAGTCCCTGACGTTCATGTTGATCTTATTTGAGAAAATTAAAACCGGATACATAAAGAATTACATGCAAATACTGTCCGAGTGAGACTTTGAGGTACTGCGTGAATATTAGTGACTGGGACACAGATGCGTTACCAGTATGATCTGTGTTGTTGACAGGCACTCCTGCTCTCAGCAGCTCCAAGACCACTCGGTCCAGTCCACTTCGCACCGCTCGGATCAGAACTACAGACCCATCTGGGCCACACCACTCTGCTGACTGCCAACACAACCGACCAATTAATGTGTATAGtgtacagacatgcacataATAAGTATGCTATATAGAcgaaagtattgggacacctgaccattacaccaacagggacatgaatgacatctcattctaaacacacagacagctcagtAGCTATAACAcattttccacaacattttgctgtgtttctgtgggaatctttgcccattcatgcagtagagcatttgtgaggtcacacactgatgttggaccaaaaggcctggctcacaatctccgttccagttcatcccaaaggtgttggatggagttgaggtctGTgactggatacttttgtctatatattgtatcTCACACATACCGACAATTCAACAGTTTAAACTGAACTAATGGCAAATCATTCAAtttaaacactaaaaaaaaaacagaaacaaaaatatgaaaccaAAGAGACCAAATGGAACAGCACAGTGATCCACAAAAATGAAGGACAGACCTGCTGTGGAGGactgagcagaggaggaggcatGGCATTTCTCTCCCATCCTCTAGGGGGAGCTGAAGGAGAACAAGACTCATTTAAGGTTGATTTTCAACTGAAAAGTGGAAAGATTTTGATACATAATAAAATACTACAGGGCTAAATACAGCGTATAGTTCACAGTTAATATCTTTCATGTGTCAGACTGTAACTTTGTACTGCACAGTACGTCAGCCTTCCACCCCGTGTGAGTACAGCATCTTCAGTTAACCTCCTCTACATTTACTGAGGCTGTTGAGTGAAGTAATTCTGATTTTGACAGCTAATATGGACCGAATTTCAGGACTGTACGTGTTGACAACATGGTACGGTTTAACgtagatgtgttttgttttgtccaagcAACAGCgagcaaataaatgaatgaacaaaccCTAAGCCTTACGCTGTATAGATCTGTGGGGCTGCGAGTTTCCAGCCCGGTAGTGTTTCTGCTCCGGGCTCCTGTGGTCACAGATGGAGGCGTCCTCCTGTCGCCTGGAGCATCTCACGCTGATGTCTTCCATTGAACTCTGGGTAAAGTCTGTGTCACTTCCTATCTCCTGGTCCCTTTTGAGGGGTCTGAAAACCAAAAGCACAGCACATTGAGAAACTGATTGTGGTTTTTGGGTGTCCACGCTGTGTCCTAATTCCTGGAACATGACAGGAATTAGAGAGAGTTATTATTTCACTGCCTTGAGTGAGCTGTTGCCAGAGGacccaaaaatgttttctctttcacagagtgtgacagcacagagagacaggaaagaaggTTCCTGTTTGCAACTAAACCGGGAACAGCATCACATGAATTAAGTCCTCATGCACTTGACCACCAGTACATTTCTAACACAGCCCCTGCACTCACAAAGCATGTTAgttagggctgcaactatcagTTATCTTCATTATGGACAAatcttttttaatatatattttaaaatgttttaaatacatttatttttttagatttttcgATTATCACAATCCCAAGCTTCTGAAACTGGTTTATGCAAAAgagacaaataacaaaaatgttaaatgataaatgagcatcttaaatgattaattgactaTCAACACTGTTTTCAATTTATCGACTAATAGATTAGCCAACTTATTGTTTCAGCACCAACATTCATCGTGCAAATTATCAATAAATCATTGCAGTAACGAACTAAAGGTGAGGGACGTTTAAGGTTCTAATCACTGGGACTGAAATGTTTATGAGTAGTTTTCCTCACCCCCTCTTTAGTAACTACTGTTGAATTGTTGTGAATGTTATGTACACAATTCTGTATGTGAGGCAAAGTGTTTAAAATAGCTATAGGATAAAGGTGATATCAACctgattaatcaactaactGTACAGTATGAACTCTCACTTGTTTTACAATAGGCTGCGTTTGTCGACATGACATCATTCCTCCAGCAGTCAAAACATCCTCTCATGTCTTTCAAAGCAGCGCCTCTCACCGCATTCGAATGGCGTCCTCCCCCAGCGgttccctccttctctttttctctgcttcctttgccttcttctttttcctcaagctgatcttgtctttctctctgctggatCGGACCCTCTGCTCCTGGTGGGCTGCGTGCTGTGTCAGAGCCTTGGATTTGGGGTCACCGTCAGTCACAGTGAACCGGTGTCTCACTCTGTCGCCACCTTCCCTCTCCGCCCGCTGCTGCCTCACCCTCCTCACCACCAACAGGACCACCAGgaccagcaccagcagcaggcCAATCGCTATGGCAATCACGGCCCACAGCCATGCAGGAGTCGGCTCTTTGAGACGGAGGATAGAAAATCAATTTCACTACTGCTGCCACAAGGAAGAACAATTTTTGTTAGGGCTGCACGATACAGCAAAAAACATCCGAGCTACTTATCACAGCAATACCTGAATATTGATATGTGGTCCTATTTAATGGAACACTCACTTTCATCAAGCAGATGTGATGTTCCTTAAAAGATTATTATGTTTTAGTTGATATAAATACTCACCTTTGCAAAGAAAGTCATAAATTgtattcacatttatttaggTTTATTTTGTGACAGATTTGGGTgagattaattttctttaattttgcaGGTGACTGAATCCAGCTTTAATTAGGCAAGAAAGGCGACGTGGGAGAAGTAAATCAAGTTATAATATATACAGCGTTCATATCTAACAGCATGGGGCATCGGAgtttttcactttcctttcagctctgttttggtctccaccaactcctgaagGAAATATCGAGCTAAAAATGTCCCGTAGCTGACTGTGAATGTCACGTACAGCTGACTTGTTGACTAATATCGCATTGTGAAAATGAGATTCAGACAGTCTTCTTCAGGGTTACATGAACAAAAGGCCCAGGGAATCACCTAGGAGCTGTTCGATGTGATGAAGCTTACTTTAGTCTGCTAGAGGTTAGTGCAAACCAAATTTAGAAAAGTGACAAATGACGCGCCTGGCTCGACTtgaccaaaaaataaatttatataaacatcattttaatgtatACTATACATTAAAACTACGTTAAAACTAcgttatttattattttttcattatgcTACAAGGGCCACATGTAAAAATGTGCCTCATACCTGAGTCGTGGGTAATCgagcttttattttcagaaaacaagaaGTTTAGGAGTAAacatacaatttaaaaatgtggctttttaatttcagattAAAGAAGGTTGGGTTTAGGGTAAAGGTTCAGGGAAGAACTTTTGTCTCTGCCCATTTCTACACTAAGACTGTGCTTACATTTGAATTCAAATGTTTGAACAACGAAaactgagagcagcagcactgatcaTCAGCACATGTACACAGTGGAAATGGAAAGGTGCTTTATAGTGTTTTGTTTGGATGAAACTCAAAGCTGGAtgtgagtgcgtgcgtgtgtgtttgtgtgagagagagaaacaggagatGTGAGCTTACCTTTGACTTCCTTTATCCCAacatcctctctgcttcctATTTCCTCTCGGACACCTCTAATACCAATGATGACCGTCAGCTCCGGGAGGATGGGGAACGAGGAAGGCTTCAGCGACATCACGGCACGCAGGAAACTGGCTGCCTCGGTGGCATAGGGAAAACAGGTAGAGGGCAGACGGGAGCATGGCCTGTTGTCCACttggaggaaaaggagggagctaggaaagagacagacagaaggaaagattAGGAAAGAACATACAGGTCATTACTGAAGCCTGTTCCAATGCGTAGATTAGTCACAATAAGTTAAGAAGATCTTGAACATTCTCTCAAtaatttgcaaaacaaaatcaaaacatttaactttgagatgtaaatattttacatacataGCTATTAATATTCATATCTATATCCCTGCTTGATCAGCTCCGTTCAGGCTGCTTTACAGTACTTAAgggagttccccaaggttctgtgcttggtccattttttttttctcccagatGCCCCTCATACATTTCAGTTCTACACTTCTCAGtcttgtattattattttcttcctgGTCTTGTACTGTTTTTTGTGTAACTTTTATGCTGCCATCTTGGCCAGGTCTCCCTTGGACTTTTCCAACCTCTATGGGAAGTAAAGGGGCCTACTTATGAAATGTGGCCAGTGTTTGATTATagctccaaaaacaaaaagggcaGCATATCAGCTGCTACTCATCATCTTGTTAAGTTATCTTTGGCTGTAACTATCACTACAATTAGCAAGTGACCCTATAGCTGACTGGACTATGTATGGACTACAACCATGGAGGAATCGCCACAGTCTCCCAGGAAAACATCTTTGACATAACACCaacacttttttcccctttttgttgataattttattcattttttaaaagttttaaactaaaattctgacCATATTTCAGCTAGAACATAACACTCaccttttctgacatttcactcATCACCTACCCATTTGAGTCAGCTGGTGATGCCTGAGTCAGCAGGTTGGTGAGCTGCTGAGGGTCAAAGTCAAACAAGTTCCTGTCAGTGGCGAGAGGGGCGGAGCCTCTCAGTTTGAGTGACGACTGGAGAAGAACACTGAGTGCCCAGAGCAGGGAGCTGTTGGAGAAGGCCCCACGTTGTTGTGGGATTTTGGCGTGAAGGATCAGGGTGCCTTTAGCCCACAGGGAAGTCTGGCGTGTGAAGCAATCGCTGCCGTCCCACCCACAGGGGGCGTTGTCGCATCCCTGCTCGCAGTGGGAGTTGGCGTAGTGATCACGGCAGTACTGGATATGGCCCGGACTGAGATCCAAGATGGGCAGGGATGAAgacatataaagaaaaatacaaaatatgacatCTGACTAAATAATCTCAATCCGAGATCTTCTTACTAGCCATTAAGTCGCTTTATGAACAGTTCACTACCATTCTTCAATTGTCTATTATTTGAGTTTCTTGCCTGAGTGTCAAATATTAACACAAATAAGGAGAGAGTGATAAAAATGAATAGACCGCTTGGTAACAACACATAAGCATACAACGATCCACTGAGACAAATTAACCAATTAAAACATGGAATGTTCCAATTCACAACATTCACTATTAAGATAgaaatgttgttctgtttctgtgacGGTGAAAATGACTACAAACGTGCTTTACTTGCAGTGGCCCCTGTCCTTCTGGCAGTCGAAACCGTCTCTGAGACACTCGGGCTCCATACACTCTCTGTCGCATGAGCCGTCTCCAAACTTGTCCTTACACTTTCTGTTGACTGGACACTGGCCCCATGGATCGACAGACGcagctgtgaacacaaacagagattACTGCAAAGAAAGTGGCACAATGGGCACCGAAGCACTCAACAGTTTTCCAGGTTGAAATGTAATAATAGTGTATATGTATATCGTGTCCTGTTGACTGCAGGCGGACTGACCAGAGCGAGTCAAAGGCAAACAACATCTCATCCGCATTATGTTTTCCagactttgaaaataaatgcattttcttttattctgaatGTGAATTATTTCATCAGGCTCTTGCCTTGCAGTTTTCTCCAAGCAAACTGTTGTCGCCAAGTGTTTCAGCGGAGGACCAACTCACCCACCTATTCAAACCACTCATTGTTTCAGAGCATTTGCAGCTATTCATAACAATGCAGGTCAAGCCATGGACGATGGGCCCCGATACGGACCGTTAAAGGGAACAGGAAATGGGCTCGACATAAACAGGAAGTTTCCAGGAGAAGCGAATAGCAACAGGAAATGGAGCGGGCCAGGCCTTGATAAGGGTCAAAGGTCGTCACCGTGGCAATGAGGAATGTGATGGAGTTGGACAATGGGCTTGGCAGGTGTGTGCGGGACCATAAAATCATGgcagaaaaaaagtgtgaacAATGGAGCTGAAATTAGACGTGCTGTTAAACACTTTTGTTTCACTTGATCAGCAAAGAGAGCCTTAACAAAAGTTATGTTATagcaaaaaatacatttgctttgttcttgacaaaatattatcaaaagTTAAATCTATaactaaaaagcaaaataaacaacagaactAATAAAACAGCAATATATCTCAATTcccaaatatttcaaaacaatggCTGTGGCTAACCCACCTTTACATGTCCAGCTCAGTCCAAGCAGAACAACTGTCCTCAGAGCCAACATCTTCAGGCTGTTCGGGTCACCAGCTGTGGGCCTTCTCGGCTCAGAGGGATCAGCAGTCCGGTCCAGCTGTTTGGAAAACCTGCCTCTGATCTCCACAAGCTCAGCTGTCACCCACAGCGTTTACACTGTTGTAAAGCTCTGTGGTGTCGCTTTAGTCCTGCTGTTCGCAAGGAACCGTTAACTCTGAGTGAAGTCGCCAAACTTCATCACAGCCGCCACCACCAACGCCTTCCAAAACCACCTCCCAGCCCACTTTGTTCACTCgccgtttcttttttttttttttctttttttttgtcagaggcCCTGCGGATATCTGGACAACTTCCTGCCACTGTGTGGAGAAGAATAGGGGGggtgatgactgtgtgtgtgtgtggtgtgtgtgtgtgtgtgtgtgtctgcatctccacttgtaatttaaaaaaaacaaaaaaaattcaacagtGTGGCATAAGTGAGCTGTGAGAAGAGCTGTTATTAAGGGTGTGAGCAGATGGTGGGGTTTGAATTTGACCTTTACAAATAAGTGTAGAagcacggacacacacacacacacacacctcttttgTCCAGCTGCTCAGtacaaaacatcaaacaaaaactTGACTTTTAATGTTCTGCCTCACAGCTCTGTAAACTGCTTCAATAATTTGTTCCTGTCTAATTCACAAAAGAACACAGAATATTTGGGGCCCAAATGACTTTGACCTTTCACACTACACAAACAGCAGGTTCACAGTATGTGTAAACAATATGTTTTAGTGTTATTTGTACATATAATTATATGCACTATAATACATACACGTATGTACAATTATTTATACTtattgacacatttttgtttcagttcttGAACTGACGACGGTCGACAGAAGACTTTACAAAAGACTTTACATCTTAAGCATAGCTTTCTgtataacaaaaacaaaacaaatatagtGCTTAAACAATTCTACTGAAGTAAAACAACTGAGCATCTGCATGGAGATCAATGGACTGCTTCAGACAGTGAGTGTGGAACATGATTAACGGGATTCAGTGAAACATGGGACCGTTAAGGAGTCATTTTGGCCAAAACGTAGTATTAAACTTCCTGCGATGTGCATATGATCATATTGTAAGAAACACAGTAATACACACCTTGTCCTTTTTCGTCATTAATCCCTTTCTACTGGTTACCCACTTTCGCTGGTTGTGGCCCTGGAGCTCCTCTCTCCATGCAGTATTCCTCCCAAAGCTCGTTAAACAAATTTCCAGAAGCACCAAAAGAGCAAGGCTGATCCTTTTTGGAGTCACACAATCCCAAGTCCATCTTTTTAAACACAGCGCAGAAAACCTGCCGAGAGAGCGGCGCTGTCGTCTTCTCTAAGCAGTGGTTGCAGTAGTGCCTGTACACCTCGGACATGTTGGAGAAGACCGGCTCCAGATAAAGCTTGGAGATGGATGTCCCGCAGCAGTATGAGGGCACTTTGGGTAAACTCTCGAGGAACTCCTTCAGGACGATATGCTCTGAAGCTTTGCGAGACTTCCTCTGCGTTCGCTTCTTGGATTTTTCCCCTGAATTGTCCTGCTTGGACGCATTTTGTGCCCAGTTGAGCACTGACCACTCTCCAATCCCCAAAGTGGAGAGGAACATCTTTTTGCAAACTTGTTTTCTGTCACCGTCGGCAATCAAGTGATAGCGCATCGAGACTGTTCTCCTGGACTGAGTCCATGGCGCTCGGGTTCTTTCCACTGGGTCGCAGTCCACTAATTCGGCCACATAGATCTTTCTCTGAGGCCAGTTCATACACTGCCAGAAACTCGTAAACAGCTTGTTCCTCGCGTCTTCGCTGAAATCGGCACAGAAGCGGTTTGACGCCTTTTTGCAAGCGCTGGAGGTGCATCTCGGTCCGACTGCCCTCTGAGCTTTAGTGATGGTCATGCCGTCTTTCTTTCGTTTGCTGATGTACGGTTTGCCCTCCATCCGAAGTTGCTTCTGTCGATTTTGTTTCCATGTAAGCGGCCTGGCAACTCGGGATTTCTTTCTGGCTGGCCCCTCTGGTTCGGGTAGCCTGGTTTTGTCCATGTCAGCAGCATTCACTTGttctgcaaacacagaaaatctcACTGATGTACGAATAATATCTGTGATGCGCTTCAGTGTTATGGCAAAAACAAGCACTAAAATTACTTTTCCTCTTTAGCTCAGAGGACACAACACTAATGTCCTATTTACTGTATGTCTCACATAGCGTCCCAAGCTTTTGGGAAACACGTTTGTAGTAAGTAGatgaaaaagagcaaagacaaaaccaaaataagCACTCACCCTGGGTAATCTGCACAACATTACTGACTGGATTCTGTTGTGAGCACTGAGGGGCAACTTGGCTCTTGTCGAAGTTATTGTCATTTGATTCATTCTTCTTTGTTGCTCCTTTCTGTGCCCAGTTGAGCACAGACCACTCTCCTATCCCCAGAGTGGACAGGAACATGTTTTTACACACTTGTTTCCGTTTGCCATCAACCATTAAATGATACCGAAGCGAAACTGATCTTCTCGACTGTGATCCCACTGCCCGAGATCTTTCCACGGGGTCGCAGTCAACCTGTCCTGCTATGTACTGTTTTCTCTGAGCCCAGTTCATGCGCTGCCAGAATTCATCAAACACTTTGTTCCTGGCCTCTTCGTTGATTTCGCCACAAAGTCGGTTTGACGCCTTTTTGCAGGCAATCGAGGTGCATCTTGGACCCACTGCTCTCGGCTGCTTTGTCACAATCTCGCCATCTTTTTTGCGTTTGCTTACGTACGCTTTACCCTCCATCCTCAgctgtttctgcttgttttgcTTCCACTTTGATGGATCTGCGACTTTGGTTTTGGGGATTTTTCT
This sequence is a window from Scatophagus argus isolate fScaArg1 chromosome 9, fScaArg1.pri, whole genome shotgun sequence. Protein-coding genes within it:
- the LOC124065407 gene encoding uncharacterized protein LOC124065407 isoform X1, translated to MEPTGLRDVFKCITLSIAAMEDVGLLPKPTGYGPPVHRPTVTDTFGLHHIPPDHVHVTDASRKCDGPSKKRSHSVTTAQPQLTVENDSPLGADTTFFKTAAKNGNTNLDVAGAGRKIPKTKVADPSKWKQNKQKQLRMEGKAYVSKRKKDGEIVTKQPRAVGPRCTSIACKKASNRLCGEINEEARNKVFDEFWQRMNWAQRKQYIAGQVDCDPVERSRAVGSQSRRSVSLRYHLMVDGKRKQVCKNMFLSTLGIGEWSVLNWAQKGATKKNESNDNNFDKSQVAPQCSQQNPVSNVVQITQEQVNAADMDKTRLPEPEGPARKKSRVARPLTWKQNRQKQLRMEGKPYISKRKKDGMTITKAQRAVGPRCTSSACKKASNRFCADFSEDARNKLFTSFWQCMNWPQRKIYVAELVDCDPVERTRAPWTQSRRTVSMRYHLIADGDRKQVCKKMFLSTLGIGEWSVLNWAQNASKQDNSGEKSKKRTQRKSRKASEHIVLKEFLESLPKVPSYCCGTSISKLYLEPVFSNMSEVYRHYCNHCLEKTTAPLSRQVFCAVFKKMDLGLCDSKKDQPCSFGASGNLFNELWEEYCMERGAPGPQPAKVGNQ
- the LOC124065407 gene encoding uncharacterized protein LOC124065407 isoform X3, with the protein product MNWNGDYHVHVTDASRKCDGPSKKRSHSVTTAQPQLTVENDSPLGADTTFFKTAAKNGNTNLDVAGAGRKIPKTKVADPSKWKQNKQKQLRMEGKAYVSKRKKDGEIVTKQPRAVGPRCTSIACKKASNRLCGEINEEARNKVFDEFWQRMNWAQRKQYIAGQVDCDPVERSRAVGSQSRRSVSLRYHLMVDGKRKQVCKNMFLSTLGIGEWSVLNWAQKGATKKNESNDNNFDKSQVAPQCSQQNPVSNVVQITQEQVNAADMDKTRLPEPEGPARKKSRVARPLTWKQNRQKQLRMEGKPYISKRKKDGMTITKAQRAVGPRCTSSACKKASNRFCADFSEDARNKLFTSFWQCMNWPQRKIYVAELVDCDPVERTRAPWTQSRRTVSMRYHLIADGDRKQVCKKMFLSTLGIGEWSVLNWAQNASKQDNSGEKSKKRTQRKSRKASEHIVLKEFLESLPKVPSYCCGTSISKLYLEPVFSNMSEVYRHYCNHCLEKTTAPLSRQVFCAVFKKMDLGLCDSKKDQPCSFGASGNLFNELWEEYCMERGAPGPQPAKVGNQ
- the LOC124065407 gene encoding uncharacterized protein LOC124065407 isoform X2, whose translation is MEDVGLLPKPTGYGPPVHRPTVTDTFGLHHIPPDHVHVTDASRKCDGPSKKRSHSVTTAQPQLTVENDSPLGADTTFFKTAAKNGNTNLDVAGAGRKIPKTKVADPSKWKQNKQKQLRMEGKAYVSKRKKDGEIVTKQPRAVGPRCTSIACKKASNRLCGEINEEARNKVFDEFWQRMNWAQRKQYIAGQVDCDPVERSRAVGSQSRRSVSLRYHLMVDGKRKQVCKNMFLSTLGIGEWSVLNWAQKGATKKNESNDNNFDKSQVAPQCSQQNPVSNVVQITQEQVNAADMDKTRLPEPEGPARKKSRVARPLTWKQNRQKQLRMEGKPYISKRKKDGMTITKAQRAVGPRCTSSACKKASNRFCADFSEDARNKLFTSFWQCMNWPQRKIYVAELVDCDPVERTRAPWTQSRRTVSMRYHLIADGDRKQVCKKMFLSTLGIGEWSVLNWAQNASKQDNSGEKSKKRTQRKSRKASEHIVLKEFLESLPKVPSYCCGTSISKLYLEPVFSNMSEVYRHYCNHCLEKTTAPLSRQVFCAVFKKMDLGLCDSKKDQPCSFGASGNLFNELWEEYCMERGAPGPQPAKVGNQ